The proteins below come from a single Rhodohalobacter sp. SW132 genomic window:
- a CDS encoding CotH kinase family protein: MFPVFVSGQSLTPNFSHEPGFYSSEIILHIEADHPDAMIYYTTDGSVPTLLSQPYNEPLLLGQRDGDPNVISVIPTNNLASGHHYRENWQSPDGEVFKIHALRAKAFLPNGDSGSVSTASYIIDPDGLDRFSMPVFSIITDPDHLFSENEGIYVPGNTGGNYYERGRDWEREIHLEFFENDGSRVIAQEAGVRIHGGSSRNRPRKSLRFYARSDYGTSWFNHQLLPDKPVMRYKRFLLRNSGNDWSESLFRDAYLQRLIQGNTDVDLQHSRPAILFINGEYWGIHNIRDRYDSRYLQANYGLDNDRVIIMENDSEFDDGNEDGIESYHELYNYVTDNSMSVDANFEHASLLMDMENFIDYQILQIYVRNTDWPGNNVRFWRYLDGTPDNNQSPAEDGRWRWMIFDLDFGFGLDFDYVEDRGALYGGNDPQHNTLDFALESSRLAWPNPGWSTALFRNLMENDEFKNKFITRFTDLLNSSLKSERAESLLNTMKSTYLVEIDEHISRWREPTRDHWENDIETMRNFAKERENAVRSILDDKFSLGESNQITLSVNHPGMGTVKVNSLRIEHDLHGTTDELFPWSGSYFSNQLIRLIAIPEAGYSFYGWQGDLSSAADTVEIILSSAMELTAHFTEGEPFDGDEMNPSPYRITNQAYIFDHWSEDEPEGSFPPHMVFQQSSVDDPGLDEEMTAPYFIPFADENDNDYHADDQDKFGFPYKLTGRTRINGLGNDGISMINTGRGRDLGAIVLALDTREIENSSSIIHQIEWEAQTLEANSRVYHVRPQYRIGLSGEWTNFYENGEPVEYERNENTSETSYFQHNFPNEITGQPYVQVRWKYYYTGTRLSEESGQRDKIRLNNISTMAYGLSTERSENPGGFELKQNYPNPFNPGTTIEFTTHQTMDVRLEVFDALGRQIAVLVDQRLKEGIHQAYFNASGLSSGLYLYRLESNGGQHVRRMTLIK; encoded by the coding sequence CTGTTTCCGGTTTTTGTATCGGGACAAAGCCTCACTCCGAATTTTTCCCATGAGCCCGGCTTTTACAGTTCAGAGATTATACTTCACATCGAAGCAGATCATCCGGATGCTATGATTTACTATACAACAGACGGGTCTGTACCGACTCTTCTCTCCCAGCCATACAACGAGCCGCTGCTTCTGGGACAGAGAGACGGGGATCCGAATGTTATTTCGGTAATACCTACCAATAATTTAGCCAGTGGTCATCACTACCGTGAAAACTGGCAATCTCCTGATGGCGAGGTTTTTAAAATTCATGCGCTTCGGGCAAAGGCTTTTTTACCAAATGGTGATTCAGGTTCTGTGAGTACTGCATCATACATCATAGATCCGGATGGATTGGATCGCTTTTCTATGCCGGTTTTCTCAATCATTACCGATCCGGATCATTTATTTAGTGAAAACGAAGGAATTTATGTGCCCGGTAATACCGGTGGAAATTATTATGAACGCGGACGGGACTGGGAGCGTGAAATTCACCTGGAGTTTTTTGAGAATGATGGAAGCCGGGTAATAGCACAGGAAGCGGGTGTTCGTATTCATGGCGGGTCAAGCCGAAACCGCCCTCGAAAATCCCTGCGGTTCTATGCCCGGTCGGATTACGGAACGAGTTGGTTCAACCATCAACTTTTGCCCGATAAACCTGTAATGCGATATAAAAGATTTCTGCTGCGTAATTCAGGGAATGACTGGAGTGAGTCCCTGTTTCGCGACGCCTACCTGCAGAGGCTCATCCAGGGAAATACAGACGTTGACCTTCAGCACTCGCGCCCTGCAATTCTGTTTATTAACGGTGAATACTGGGGAATCCACAATATTCGCGACCGCTATGATAGCCGTTATTTACAAGCAAATTACGGCCTTGATAATGACCGGGTGATTATAATGGAGAACGATTCAGAATTTGATGATGGAAACGAGGATGGGATTGAAAGCTATCATGAGCTCTATAATTATGTTACGGACAACTCAATGTCTGTGGATGCAAATTTTGAACATGCCTCCCTCCTGATGGATATGGAGAATTTCATCGATTACCAAATTTTGCAGATCTATGTAAGAAATACAGACTGGCCCGGTAATAATGTGCGGTTCTGGCGATATCTTGATGGTACCCCTGACAACAATCAATCTCCAGCAGAAGATGGGCGGTGGCGGTGGATGATTTTTGATCTCGATTTCGGGTTCGGTCTCGATTTCGATTATGTCGAAGACCGTGGCGCTTTGTATGGCGGAAATGATCCGCAACACAATACTCTTGATTTTGCTCTTGAATCCAGCAGGCTGGCATGGCCAAACCCGGGTTGGAGTACAGCATTATTTCGAAATCTCATGGAGAATGATGAATTTAAAAATAAATTCATCACCCGTTTTACAGATCTGCTGAACAGCTCTTTAAAATCTGAACGGGCTGAGTCTCTTCTCAATACCATGAAATCAACATACCTGGTTGAAATCGATGAGCATATAAGTCGCTGGCGGGAACCGACCAGAGATCACTGGGAAAATGATATTGAAACCATGCGTAACTTCGCAAAAGAACGCGAAAATGCCGTCCGGTCCATTCTGGATGACAAATTTTCTCTGGGTGAATCAAATCAGATCACTCTTTCCGTCAATCATCCGGGAATGGGAACCGTTAAGGTAAATTCACTTCGGATTGAACACGACCTTCACGGCACAACGGATGAGCTTTTTCCCTGGAGCGGCAGCTATTTCAGCAATCAATTGATCCGGCTGATCGCTATTCCGGAGGCGGGTTATTCGTTTTATGGCTGGCAGGGTGATCTCAGCTCAGCTGCAGATACCGTTGAGATAATCCTGTCATCGGCGATGGAACTTACCGCACATTTTACTGAAGGCGAACCGTTTGATGGGGATGAAATGAACCCATCGCCATACCGAATCACCAACCAGGCGTACATTTTTGATCACTGGAGTGAAGATGAACCGGAAGGAAGTTTTCCGCCACACATGGTTTTCCAGCAAAGTTCAGTTGACGATCCCGGTCTGGATGAAGAGATGACAGCGCCCTATTTCATCCCTTTCGCTGATGAAAACGACAACGACTATCATGCAGATGATCAGGATAAATTCGGGTTCCCCTACAAACTTACCGGCCGCACGCGGATTAATGGCCTGGGGAATGATGGCATTTCGATGATCAACACAGGCAGGGGGCGTGATCTTGGCGCCATTGTGCTCGCATTAGATACACGTGAGATTGAAAATTCATCCTCCATCATACATCAAATCGAATGGGAAGCGCAGACACTCGAAGCCAACAGCCGGGTATATCACGTGCGTCCTCAGTACAGAATTGGACTGAGCGGTGAATGGACAAACTTTTACGAAAACGGAGAACCTGTAGAGTACGAAAGAAATGAAAACACTTCCGAAACAAGCTATTTCCAGCATAATTTCCCGAATGAAATAACGGGCCAGCCTTATGTTCAGGTTCGCTGGAAATATTACTACACAGGTACTCGGTTGTCAGAAGAATCCGGACAACGCGACAAAATACGCCTCAATAATATCTCCACCATGGCTTACGGGCTTTCCACAGAACGTTCTGAAAATCCGGGTGGTTTTGAGCTCAAACAAAACTATCCGAATCCGTTTAACCCTGGTACAACTATAGAATTTACAACCCATCAAACTATGGATGTCCGACTGGAAGTTTTTGATGCTTTGGGAAGGCAAATTGCAGTACTGGTTGACCAGCGCCTTAAGGAAGGGATTCACCAGGCATACTTTAATGCATCAGGGCTGTCGAGCGGGTTGTATTTATACCGATTGGAATCAAATGGCGGCCAGCACGTGCGAAGGATGACATTGATTAAGTGA
- a CDS encoding co-chaperone GroES family protein — MIQEYLNSVDKFIIIGDRVLIKPRDMETHTKSGLVLPATVKEKEEIQSGYIIKTGPGYPIPSQDIEEPWKDSSSDTKYMGMQAEEGDLAIFLKSRAHEIEFENEKFLIIPHAAILLLIRDDHQLE, encoded by the coding sequence ATGATCCAGGAATATTTAAACTCTGTTGATAAATTTATCATTATCGGGGATCGGGTCCTCATCAAACCGCGTGATATGGAAACGCACACCAAAAGCGGACTGGTGCTGCCTGCCACGGTGAAAGAGAAAGAGGAAATTCAGAGCGGTTATATTATTAAAACCGGGCCCGGCTACCCGATTCCATCGCAGGATATCGAAGAGCCATGGAAAGATTCATCCAGCGACACAAAATATATGGGGATGCAGGCTGAAGAGGGCGATCTTGCCATTTTCCTGAAAAGCCGCGCTCATGAAATCGAATTTGAAAACGAGAAGTTTCTGATTATTCCCCACGCCGCGATTTTATTGCTGATACGGGATGATCATCAGTTGGAATGA
- a CDS encoding serine hydrolase: MNDMHQNRSLPFLFALLISLSAFPAFAQQISYDHVDSKDVHAIFMDYDETTGGCVIGIADHGELIFSNGYGMANLEYGIPLESDSRLMIASISKQFAAAAMLMMEQEGVLDLDENLQTYIPEIPDFDEPITARQLIHHTSGLRDLFSLLHLKDLGLDPTTTTEDALELIRNQQRLNFRPNTNHVYSNSGYVLMSVLTENLTGMTLREYTDKHFFKPLGMNATHFHDDLEMIVPKRTDSYRPTDNGPGRFYRDNIDRVGARGLFTTIEDFALWDANFIDNRTNLDQFTERMTEKGVHNNGRSHSYAAGLRIGTYRGLETVGHGGNYMGFRSSYMRFPEYELGIMVFCNMSDINPAAHARQLADLYLMEFFEETFSEFAGRYRNEGFAREYDLLIEDGDLYLKKSSRDKERLIWQNGDLFSAGGWTLEFTREDESITGFTVETSRTGKITFNRL, translated from the coding sequence ATGAATGATATGCATCAAAACAGATCTCTCCCCTTCCTTTTTGCTCTTTTAATTTCACTGTCAGCCTTTCCCGCTTTTGCGCAGCAGATCAGCTACGATCATGTGGATTCCAAAGATGTGCACGCCATTTTTATGGATTACGATGAAACCACCGGCGGATGTGTAATTGGTATTGCGGATCATGGTGAGCTGATTTTTTCAAATGGCTACGGAATGGCCAACCTTGAGTATGGAATTCCACTCGAATCCGATTCGAGACTGATGATCGCATCAATATCAAAACAATTTGCCGCAGCTGCAATGCTCATGATGGAGCAGGAAGGAGTGCTCGATCTGGATGAAAACCTTCAAACCTACATCCCCGAAATTCCCGATTTTGACGAGCCGATCACCGCCCGCCAGCTGATCCATCACACTTCCGGCCTGCGCGATCTTTTCTCACTGCTGCACCTGAAAGATCTCGGACTCGATCCCACCACAACCACCGAAGACGCTCTTGAGCTGATCAGAAATCAGCAGCGGCTGAATTTTCGTCCGAATACAAATCACGTCTACAGCAACAGCGGTTACGTACTGATGTCAGTTCTGACTGAAAACCTCACGGGGATGACGCTCAGAGAGTATACAGACAAACATTTTTTCAAGCCCCTGGGGATGAACGCCACTCACTTTCATGATGACCTGGAGATGATCGTGCCTAAGCGGACCGACAGTTATCGGCCGACGGATAATGGGCCCGGACGTTTTTATCGTGACAATATCGACAGAGTGGGTGCGCGCGGCCTGTTTACCACTATTGAGGATTTTGCGCTTTGGGATGCCAACTTCATCGATAATCGCACAAACCTGGATCAGTTCACCGAACGAATGACCGAAAAAGGAGTGCACAATAACGGAAGATCGCACAGTTACGCCGCCGGGCTGAGAATCGGCACGTATCGCGGTCTTGAAACCGTTGGTCATGGCGGAAACTATATGGGGTTTCGATCCAGCTACATGCGATTCCCTGAGTATGAACTGGGAATCATGGTTTTTTGCAACATGAGTGATATAAACCCTGCAGCGCATGCGCGTCAGCTTGCTGATCTCTACCTGATGGAGTTTTTCGAGGAAACATTCAGCGAGTTTGCCGGCCGATACCGAAACGAGGGATTTGCCCGTGAATATGATCTGCTGATTGAAGATGGTGATCTCTACCTGAAGAAATCATCCCGCGATAAAGAGCGCCTGATCTGGCAAAACGGCGACCTTTTCAGCGCCGGCGGTTGGACACTCGAATTCACACGTGAAGATGAATCCATCACCGGGTTCACCGTTGAAACTTCCCGTACCGGTAAAATCACTTTTAACAGGCTGTAA
- a CDS encoding alpha/beta fold hydrolase, producing the protein MIQSLNYWYKFTVGLTLLAVFIFFLPEKHFAQDTSSPPDEWGPVSISLEDIPYPHPVEYFEFSILGEDVRMAYMDVAPTGEENGRTVVLLHGLNFFGEYWDETIAVLSDAGFRVVVPDQIGFGRSSKPIIPYSFQKKAANTYTLLNEIGVDHAVIIGHSMGGMLATRFAFSYPNFTEQLVLVNMIGKQDFRKLREWESTEELYRGEMNRTYEDIRQQQENYYVNWDQEYEKYIRIHYGWQLSPEWPRLAKVRAINRQMVYSQPVVYEFPHIEVPALILSGEKDGTDFPEHAQTTCNAIPDCRLRLLENIGHNPHLEAPEEFHSELLKFLNE; encoded by the coding sequence ATGATCCAGTCTTTAAATTATTGGTATAAATTCACAGTCGGTTTGACGCTGTTAGCAGTCTTCATTTTTTTCTTGCCGGAAAAGCATTTTGCGCAGGATACGAGCTCACCGCCTGATGAATGGGGCCCGGTAAGCATATCACTTGAGGATATTCCATACCCCCATCCCGTTGAATATTTCGAATTTTCCATTCTTGGAGAAGATGTCAGGATGGCGTATATGGATGTGGCGCCAACAGGCGAAGAGAACGGCAGAACCGTGGTTTTACTTCACGGCCTCAATTTTTTTGGGGAATACTGGGATGAGACGATTGCAGTGTTATCTGATGCAGGCTTTCGCGTGGTAGTGCCCGATCAAATTGGGTTTGGGCGTTCATCAAAACCGATTATTCCATACAGTTTTCAAAAAAAAGCGGCGAACACATATACGCTTTTAAATGAAATCGGCGTAGATCATGCCGTAATCATTGGCCATTCTATGGGCGGGATGCTTGCCACACGTTTCGCATTCTCCTACCCAAATTTTACCGAGCAACTGGTTCTCGTGAATATGATCGGTAAACAGGATTTCAGAAAACTCAGGGAATGGGAAAGCACTGAAGAATTATACAGAGGAGAAATGAATCGGACGTATGAGGACATCAGGCAACAACAGGAAAATTACTATGTGAATTGGGATCAGGAATATGAAAAATATATCCGCATTCATTATGGATGGCAGCTTAGCCCCGAATGGCCGCGCCTGGCAAAAGTAAGGGCAATCAACCGGCAGATGGTATATTCCCAGCCGGTAGTGTATGAGTTTCCGCATATCGAAGTGCCTGCATTAATTCTCTCCGGTGAAAAAGACGGGACTGATTTCCCTGAACACGCGCAAACTACATGTAATGCTATTCCTGACTGCCGGCTCAGGCTCCTGGAAAATATAGGCCACAATCCGCACCTGGAAGCCCCTGAAGAATTTCATTCTGAATTGCTGAAGTTTTTAAATGAATAG
- a CDS encoding addiction module protein: MSDRTTNRLIKEIESLPVDERIRVADSVLKTLNPVDQEIEDQWIEVAENRLLDLKSGKTSPIPGDDVFERIQKRFSE; this comes from the coding sequence ATGAGTGATCGAACCACGAACAGACTAATTAAAGAGATAGAATCACTACCAGTAGACGAAAGAATCCGGGTTGCCGATTCCGTTTTAAAAACGTTAAACCCGGTGGATCAGGAGATTGAAGATCAGTGGATAGAAGTGGCAGAAAATCGCCTTCTTGATTTAAAATCGGGAAAAACCTCACCCATTCCAGGAGATGATGTATTTGAAAGAATTCAAAAACGCTTTTCTGAATGA
- a CDS encoding serine hydrolase, which translates to MNRTIFITLLILISAFFWTANMNAASNDNPETVQGVSTEKIEEIFAIYESSDAPGCAVSVYSEGNEIYKNTFGLSNLDYGIALSDSSAFYMASVSKQVTAAAAGLLVIRGELDDTAPVSDYIEEWPDYASDVQVHHLFSHTSGLPDIYGLMEIAGVPVNNPMDIEDYMELIRHGESLKFSPGTDYAYTNSGYTTLAHLVEIISEKPFFQFVEDEFFKPLGMSSTHFHSDRLRVIPNRVISYRPGEEQFRRTYLGMFQGVGPGGLYSTLNDWAKWEAFWYGSLDWDGGITVEEASELKSLMVTPAIADGEELDYGWGLHIEKRKGQLMIGHGGSFMGFRTDYRRYPDHGYSFLTLCNRGDAEPRDFNDRLADLFLQDDFEAYLAPYGGTYRNDELPIEYELTVEEGNLNLIRRNSPNGAMTEDAEDIWRAGSWDFVFERSDEGQITGFVVSTGRARDVEFTKINGDQL; encoded by the coding sequence ATGAACCGAACCATTTTTATCACACTTCTGATTCTCATCTCCGCTTTTTTCTGGACAGCAAACATGAACGCTGCCAGCAACGACAATCCGGAAACAGTTCAGGGTGTATCCACCGAAAAAATTGAAGAGATTTTTGCGATCTATGAAAGCTCAGATGCGCCGGGATGCGCCGTTTCGGTTTACAGTGAAGGAAACGAAATCTACAAAAATACGTTCGGCCTCTCCAATCTCGATTATGGAATTGCGCTTAGTGACTCCTCTGCGTTTTACATGGCTTCGGTATCCAAGCAAGTGACTGCAGCAGCGGCAGGCCTGCTTGTGATCCGCGGTGAACTTGATGACACTGCCCCGGTCTCCGATTATATTGAAGAGTGGCCGGATTACGCCTCCGATGTTCAGGTTCACCATCTATTCAGTCACACTTCCGGTCTGCCCGATATCTACGGTTTGATGGAGATTGCCGGTGTGCCGGTCAACAATCCGATGGATATTGAAGATTATATGGAGCTGATCCGCCATGGGGAGTCACTGAAATTTTCGCCGGGAACTGACTACGCCTATACCAACAGCGGATACACAACTCTGGCTCACCTTGTGGAGATAATCTCTGAAAAACCGTTTTTTCAGTTTGTTGAAGATGAGTTTTTTAAACCATTAGGTATGAGTTCGACTCATTTTCACAGTGACCGCCTCAGGGTGATTCCCAACCGGGTAATCAGCTATCGCCCCGGAGAAGAGCAGTTTCGGCGCACCTATCTCGGGATGTTCCAGGGCGTGGGTCCGGGCGGGCTCTATTCCACATTGAATGATTGGGCAAAGTGGGAAGCATTCTGGTACGGCAGTCTTGATTGGGATGGCGGAATTACGGTTGAAGAGGCTTCGGAATTGAAATCTTTGATGGTCACTCCTGCAATTGCGGATGGCGAAGAGCTTGACTATGGCTGGGGCCTCCACATCGAAAAGAGAAAAGGACAGCTCATGATCGGGCACGGCGGTTCTTTTATGGGTTTCCGTACCGACTACCGTCGTTATCCGGATCATGGATATTCGTTCTTAACCCTTTGCAACCGCGGCGATGCCGAACCGCGCGATTTCAACGACCGGCTCGCAGATCTTTTTCTGCAAGATGATTTTGAGGCCTACCTGGCTCCTTATGGCGGAACCTACCGAAATGATGAGCTGCCCATTGAGTATGAACTTACTGTGGAAGAAGGGAATCTAAATCTGATCAGAAGAAACTCACCCAACGGAGCGATGACGGAAGACGCAGAAGATATCTGGCGCGCCGGTTCATGGGATTTTGTATTCGAACGCAGCGATGAAGGGCAAATAACGGGGTTTGTCGTATCAACCGGGCGTGCCCGTGATGTGGAGTTCACAAAAATCAATGGGGATCAGTTATAG
- a CDS encoding thioredoxin fold domain-containing protein produces the protein MKRSLVITVFIASFLGVFLYFAFSQITPEEIENAPDWLTIEEAMEKAQDDGRLIVIDIFEVGCQFCRAMNRDVYPAPSTRAVIDRDFHPVKINGNSDDMITFMGEEMTESQFANSLGLTAFPFTVILDAEGNVIDRRRGYLGVSEITRFMRNAREKVAEG, from the coding sequence ATGAAGCGTTCACTTGTTATTACAGTATTTATAGCATCTTTTCTTGGAGTATTTCTCTATTTCGCATTTTCACAGATTACACCCGAAGAGATTGAAAATGCACCCGACTGGCTCACCATTGAAGAAGCGATGGAAAAAGCGCAGGATGATGGCCGCCTAATCGTTATTGATATTTTTGAGGTGGGATGCCAGTTTTGCCGCGCCATGAACCGGGATGTTTACCCCGCACCATCTACACGCGCTGTGATCGACCGTGATTTTCATCCTGTTAAAATCAACGGAAATTCCGATGATATGATCACATTCATGGGTGAAGAAATGACCGAAAGTCAGTTTGCAAACAGCCTTGGCCTCACCGCATTCCCGTTTACCGTGATTCTGGATGCCGAGGGTAATGTAATCGACCGGCGAAGAGGGTACCTGGGGGTAAGTGAAATTACGCGCTTCATGAGAAATGCACGCGAAAAAGTAGCGGAAGGGTAG
- a CDS encoding MBL fold metallo-hydrolase, whose translation MNRSSFLKHLALLSAGTALLPRLKVFQNSPFTEIRNGIGTFSMRGGTIGWMARPGFTVVVDSQYSDTASDFLEGISRFDSGPETVLINSHHHGDHTSGNGTFREAGYRIFAHEQVPVLQRRGADNPDEVVAADETYSENLELDAGNETVLLKYYGNAHTGGDSVTWFENSNIAHMGDLVFNRLYPFIDRDGGASIEGWINLLERVSDEADSDTIFIFGHGNPEFGITGSSADLLHMRDFLSKVLEHTQQGISAGRSREEITQIESFDEFPDYISPSDFLSLPRNLNVAYRELTE comes from the coding sequence ATGAACCGATCCTCTTTCCTCAAACATCTCGCACTGCTTTCTGCAGGTACTGCACTTCTGCCACGGCTGAAGGTTTTTCAAAACTCTCCATTTACTGAAATAAGAAACGGAATCGGCACATTTAGCATGCGGGGCGGCACGATTGGCTGGATGGCACGTCCCGGTTTTACAGTTGTAGTGGATTCGCAATACAGTGATACAGCCTCCGATTTTCTTGAAGGAATTTCGCGGTTTGATAGCGGCCCTGAAACCGTTCTGATTAATTCGCACCATCACGGGGACCATACTTCCGGAAATGGTACATTTCGCGAAGCGGGATACCGAATTTTTGCTCATGAGCAGGTTCCGGTCCTGCAGCGCCGCGGTGCCGATAATCCTGATGAAGTTGTAGCCGCCGATGAAACCTACAGCGAAAACCTGGAGCTGGATGCCGGCAACGAAACCGTTCTCCTGAAGTATTACGGGAATGCACACACTGGCGGCGACTCGGTCACCTGGTTCGAAAATTCCAACATCGCGCATATGGGCGACCTGGTGTTTAATCGTCTCTATCCATTTATCGACCGCGACGGCGGTGCTTCGATCGAGGGGTGGATCAATCTCCTGGAGCGTGTAAGTGATGAAGCAGATTCCGACACGATATTTATCTTTGGACACGGAAACCCGGAATTCGGTATCACGGGCAGTTCTGCTGATCTGCTTCACATGCGCGATTTCCTCTCCAAAGTTCTTGAACACACACAGCAGGGCATTTCAGCCGGACGCAGCCGCGAAGAGATTACGCAGATTGAGTCGTTTGATGAATTTCCAGATTACATCAGTCCAAGCGATTTTCTTTCACTCCCCCGCAATTTAAATGTTGCCTATCGTGAACTCACCGAATAA
- the ggt gene encoding gamma-glutamyltransferase: protein MKSRLILPLFALISLLVFTDILHAQIDREAGESFATRSEVIGHRGMVATSQPLATQVGLDILRQGGNAIDAAIAANAAIGLMEPTGNGIGGDLFAIIWHAESEQLYAINASGRSPRNLSYDELMEILDDKGEESIPAYDLLSVSVPGAVDGWFEMHDRFGSVPMSTILAEPIYYAEEGFPVSEAISMYWQRSAGFLSEQPGAFEETFTIDGRGPEKGEMFRNPDLGNTFRLLAEQGRDAFYRGEIAEKIDEWMIENEGYLRFEDFEQHTSEWVDPVTVNYRGYDIYQIGGNNQGTAVLQMLNILEGYDLSEKGFGSAEVLHLMTEAKKLAYEDRAKHYADSDFYDQPTDHLLSKVYAEDRRELIGDRAMNDVTTGVDVMEDGDTIYLTTADNRGNMVSLIQSNFRGMGTGFVVPGTGFSFQNRGELFSLDPNHPNVYEPGKRPFHTIIPGFAMKDGRPWFSFGNMGGAYQPVGHVSIITNVIDFGMNIQEAGDAFRWMHNGSTEPTEVGDASLDDGGTLNVESGIDYDVVRELRRRGHTVRIGESFFGRYQGIMYDHEKGVYYGASESRFDGQAAGY from the coding sequence ATGAAATCACGTCTAATACTCCCGCTGTTTGCTCTCATTTCACTTCTTGTTTTTACTGACATCCTCCACGCACAAATCGACCGTGAAGCTGGCGAATCGTTTGCAACCCGTTCCGAAGTGATTGGGCATCGTGGAATGGTAGCGACAAGCCAGCCGCTGGCTACACAAGTTGGGCTTGATATACTTCGTCAGGGTGGTAACGCGATAGATGCAGCGATCGCGGCAAATGCAGCGATTGGTTTGATGGAGCCTACAGGCAACGGAATTGGCGGAGATCTATTTGCCATCATCTGGCATGCTGAAAGTGAACAGCTTTATGCAATCAACGCGAGCGGACGATCACCCCGGAACCTTTCGTATGATGAACTGATGGAGATCCTGGATGATAAAGGTGAGGAAAGCATCCCGGCCTATGATTTGCTTTCGGTGTCGGTGCCCGGTGCGGTAGACGGATGGTTTGAGATGCACGACAGGTTTGGTTCGGTCCCTATGAGTACAATTCTCGCCGAGCCGATCTATTATGCCGAAGAGGGGTTCCCGGTCAGTGAAGCCATTTCAATGTACTGGCAGCGCTCTGCCGGTTTTTTGAGCGAACAGCCGGGCGCGTTTGAAGAGACATTTACGATAGATGGGCGCGGACCGGAAAAAGGAGAAATGTTCAGAAATCCCGATCTTGGAAATACGTTTCGCCTTCTCGCCGAACAGGGGCGCGATGCGTTTTACAGGGGTGAGATTGCGGAGAAAATTGATGAGTGGATGATTGAAAACGAAGGCTATCTCCGTTTCGAAGATTTTGAGCAGCACACATCCGAGTGGGTAGACCCGGTTACAGTGAACTACCGCGGGTACGATATCTACCAGATTGGCGGCAATAACCAGGGCACGGCCGTATTGCAGATGCTCAATATTCTGGAGGGATATGATCTTTCAGAAAAAGGGTTTGGTTCTGCCGAGGTCCTGCACCTGATGACTGAAGCCAAAAAACTGGCGTATGAAGATCGCGCAAAACATTACGCAGATTCCGACTTTTATGATCAGCCCACGGATCACCTGCTCTCAAAAGTGTATGCAGAAGATCGGAGGGAACTCATCGGAGATCGGGCGATGAATGATGTGACCACCGGCGTGGATGTGATGGAGGACGGGGATACCATCTACCTAACTACAGCCGACAACAGGGGAAATATGGTTTCGCTGATTCAGAGTAATTTCCGGGGCATGGGTACCGGGTTTGTCGTGCCGGGAACAGGATTCAGTTTTCAGAACCGGGGTGAGCTCTTTTCGCTTGATCCGAATCACCCAAACGTCTATGAGCCGGGCAAACGGCCATTTCACACCATTATTCCGGGTTTTGCGATGAAAGATGGGCGGCCGTGGTTCAGCTTCGGGAATATGGGCGGAGCCTATCAGCCGGTTGGTCATGTAAGTATCATCACCAATGTGATCGATTTTGGGATGAATATACAAGAAGCAGGGGATGCGTTTCGATGGATGCATAACGGCTCCACTGAACCGACAGAAGTTGGAGATGCTTCACTGGACGATGGCGGAACTCTGAATGTCGAGTCGGGAATCGATTACGATGTGGTACGTGAACTGCGCCGGCGCGGCCACACTGTGCGCATTGGAGAAAGCTTCTTTGGCCGCTACCAGGGAATTATGTATGACCACGAAAAAGGCGTCTATTACGGGGCAAGTGAATCCCGGTTTGATGGACAGGCTGCGGGGTATTGA